Proteins from one Emcibacter sp. SYSU 3D8 genomic window:
- the hisD gene encoding histidinol dehydrogenase yields the protein MPKRLDAADLNFERAFQALLGLKRESDPDVAEVVAGIIADVRARGDEALFDYTSRFDRVDMAPETVRVRPQEILEAREAVSNEALGALNTAAQRIRSFHEKQKPEDLCYTDEAGVVLGYRWTPIDAAGLYVPGGTAAYPSSVLMNAIPAKVAGVPRIAMVVPAPDGILNPMVLAAASTAGVGEIYKVGGAQAVAALAFGTASIAPVDKIVGPGNAFVAAAKRQVFGTVGIDMIAGPSEILVVADNRNDPAWIAADLLSQAEHDTAAQSILITDDAAFADAVERAVETHLQRLSRTEIARASWNANGAIIVVRKLDDAAPLVDRIAPEHLELAVEDPRRLADMVRHAGAIFLGRHTPEAVGDYIAGPNHVLPTSRTARFASGLSVLDFMKRTTLISCDATSLDAIAPAAEALAHLEGLDAHALSMEIRRR from the coding sequence ATGCCGAAGCGGCTTGATGCGGCAGACCTCAATTTCGAGCGGGCATTCCAGGCCCTGCTCGGGCTGAAGCGCGAATCCGATCCGGATGTAGCCGAGGTCGTCGCCGGGATCATCGCCGATGTCCGCGCGCGCGGCGACGAGGCGCTGTTCGACTACACATCCCGTTTCGACCGGGTCGACATGGCCCCCGAAACCGTCCGCGTCCGGCCCCAGGAAATTCTCGAGGCCCGCGAGGCCGTCTCCAACGAGGCGCTCGGCGCGCTGAATACCGCCGCCCAGCGCATCCGGTCCTTCCACGAAAAGCAGAAGCCCGAGGACCTGTGCTACACCGACGAGGCGGGTGTCGTGCTCGGTTACCGCTGGACGCCGATCGATGCGGCCGGCCTCTATGTACCCGGCGGCACGGCAGCCTATCCCAGCTCGGTCCTGATGAATGCCATCCCGGCCAAGGTGGCGGGTGTGCCGCGAATCGCCATGGTGGTCCCCGCGCCCGACGGCATTCTCAATCCCATGGTGCTCGCTGCCGCAAGCACGGCCGGCGTGGGTGAAATCTACAAGGTGGGCGGCGCCCAGGCCGTGGCGGCGCTCGCCTTCGGCACCGCCAGCATCGCCCCGGTCGACAAGATCGTCGGCCCCGGCAACGCCTTCGTCGCCGCCGCCAAGCGGCAGGTTTTCGGCACCGTCGGCATCGACATGATCGCCGGCCCGTCGGAAATCCTGGTCGTGGCCGACAACCGGAACGATCCTGCCTGGATCGCCGCCGACCTGCTCAGCCAGGCCGAGCACGACACCGCCGCCCAGTCGATCCTGATCACCGACGACGCCGCCTTCGCCGATGCCGTCGAACGCGCGGTCGAAACCCACCTGCAGAGACTCAGCCGGACCGAGATCGCCCGCGCCTCGTGGAACGCCAACGGTGCCATCATCGTCGTGCGCAAACTGGACGACGCCGCGCCGCTGGTTGACCGGATCGCGCCCGAGCACCTCGAACTGGCGGTCGAGGACCCCAGGCGCCTCGCCGACATGGTCCGGCATGCCGGCGCCATCTTCCTTGGCCGGCACACGCCCGAAGCCGTCGGCGACTACATCGCCGGTCCCAATCATGTGCTGCCCACGTCGCGCACCGCGCGTTTTGCCTCGGGATTGTCGGTGCTGGACTTCATGAAACGCACCACGCTGATCTCGTGCGACGCGACGAGCCTCGACGCCATCGCGCCGGCCGCCGAGGCGCTCGCGCACCTGGAAGGCCTCGACGCCCACGCGCTGTCCATGGAAATCCGGCGGCGTTAG
- a CDS encoding thiolase family protein, with protein sequence MTDVCIIGIGIHKFGRTDGMSGRQQGAFAVREALKDCGLEWPDIQFAFGGSAAGGNADSLVNELGLTGIQFVNVSNGCATGGSALLSAYSAIKAGQYDVGVAVGFDKHPRGAFNADPKSSGLETWYGETGLMLTTQFFGMKIQKYLHDHNMSPEVLGLVAQKAFRNGKLNPNAWRREEVDLGTIMNSDMLSDPLTKYMFCSPAEGGVALILASEKVARRYTNRPVFLRAVSMRTRHYGSFEVFSPYLALQRAPAPTVFASKAAYEMAGVGPEDMDVIQIQDTESGAEIMHMAENGFCKDGEQEKLLREGATEITGRMPMNTDGGCLANGEPIGASGLRQVYEVVLQLRGEAGDRQVQNNPKTGYTHVYGAPGLSACTVLQN encoded by the coding sequence ATGACGGACGTCTGCATCATCGGTATCGGCATCCACAAGTTCGGCCGCACGGACGGCATGAGCGGCCGCCAGCAGGGCGCTTTCGCCGTGCGCGAGGCCCTGAAGGATTGCGGCCTGGAATGGCCGGACATTCAATTCGCCTTCGGCGGCTCGGCTGCCGGCGGCAATGCCGACTCACTGGTCAATGAGCTGGGCCTGACGGGCATCCAGTTCGTGAACGTGTCGAACGGTTGCGCCACGGGCGGCTCGGCCCTGCTGTCGGCCTATTCGGCCATCAAGGCGGGCCAGTACGACGTCGGCGTCGCGGTCGGCTTCGACAAGCATCCGCGCGGCGCATTCAACGCCGACCCCAAGTCGTCGGGCCTCGAGACCTGGTACGGCGAGACCGGCCTGATGCTGACGACCCAGTTCTTCGGCATGAAGATCCAGAAGTACCTGCATGACCACAACATGTCGCCGGAAGTGCTGGGCCTGGTGGCGCAGAAGGCTTTCCGCAACGGCAAGCTCAATCCGAATGCGTGGCGCCGTGAGGAAGTCGACCTCGGCACGATCATGAATTCGGACATGCTGTCCGATCCGCTGACCAAGTACATGTTCTGCTCGCCTGCCGAAGGCGGCGTGGCGCTGATCCTGGCCAGCGAGAAGGTGGCCCGCCGCTACACCAACCGTCCGGTGTTCCTGCGTGCAGTGTCCATGCGGACCCGTCATTACGGGTCGTTCGAGGTGTTCAGCCCGTATCTGGCGCTGCAGCGCGCGCCGGCGCCGACCGTGTTCGCGTCGAAGGCCGCCTACGAAATGGCCGGCGTCGGTCCCGAGGACATGGATGTGATCCAGATCCAGGACACCGAGTCGGGCGCCGAGATCATGCACATGGCCGAGAACGGCTTCTGCAAGGACGGCGAGCAGGAAAAGCTGCTGCGCGAGGGCGCGACCGAGATCACCGGCCGCATGCCGATGAACACGGATGGCGGCTGCCTTGCCAATGGCGAGCCGATCGGCGCCTCGGGCCTGCGTCAGGTCTACGAGGTGGTGCTCCAGCTTCGCGGCGAAGCGGGCGACCGCCAGGTGCAGAACAATCCGAAGACCGGCTACACCCACGTCTACGGTGCGCCGGGCTTGTCGGCCTGCACGGTCCTGCAGAACTAG
- a CDS encoding type II toxin-antitoxin system VapB family antitoxin gives MGLNIKKEETHALAAEVAELAGETLTQAVTVALQERLERLRRRQDADAKIRHVKRLLDELGPIGPLPDHGALLYDELGIPK, from the coding sequence ATGGGACTGAACATTAAAAAGGAAGAGACGCACGCCCTGGCCGCCGAGGTTGCCGAGCTTGCCGGTGAAACACTGACGCAAGCCGTCACCGTGGCACTTCAAGAGCGTTTGGAAAGGCTGAGACGACGGCAGGATGCCGACGCCAAGATCCGGCATGTGAAGCGGCTGCTTGATGAATTGGGTCCGATCGGTCCGCTTCCTGATCATGGCGCGCTTCTTTATGACGAGCTGGGCATCCCGAAATGA
- the hisG gene encoding ATP phosphoribosyltransferase, translating to METTMSATDPIVLALPKGRILKEVRPLLQAAGIVPEPDFDDEKSRKLRFATNDPGLEIIRVRSFDVATFVAFGGAQLGVCGNDVLMEFDYDGIYAPLDLGIGHCRLSVAEPVELSESDDPRTWSHVRVATKYPNITRAHFAARGVQAECIKLNGAMELAPALGLCRRIVDLVSTGVTLKANGLVEIERIAEISSRLIVNRAAFKTRPGEIAARIERFREVVNAEAA from the coding sequence ATGGAAACGACCATGAGCGCGACGGACCCGATCGTCCTGGCCCTGCCCAAAGGCCGCATCCTGAAAGAGGTTCGGCCTCTCCTGCAGGCGGCCGGCATTGTGCCCGAACCCGATTTCGACGACGAGAAGTCCCGCAAGCTGCGTTTCGCCACCAACGATCCCGGGCTTGAGATCATCCGGGTGCGCAGCTTCGACGTGGCCACATTCGTCGCGTTCGGCGGCGCCCAGCTCGGCGTCTGCGGCAACGACGTGCTGATGGAGTTCGACTATGACGGCATTTACGCGCCGCTCGATCTCGGCATCGGCCACTGCCGCCTGTCCGTCGCCGAACCGGTGGAACTGAGCGAAAGCGACGATCCGCGCACCTGGAGCCACGTCCGCGTCGCCACCAAATATCCTAATATCACCCGCGCCCATTTCGCCGCCCGCGGCGTGCAGGCCGAATGCATCAAGCTGAATGGCGCCATGGAACTGGCCCCGGCCCTGGGCCTGTGTCGCCGCATCGTCGACCTGGTATCGACGGGTGTCACCCTGAAGGCCAACGGCCTGGTCGAGATCGAGCGCATCGCCGAGATCAGCTCGCGCCTGATCGTCAACCGCGCCGCGTTCAAGACGCGACCGGGAGAGATCGCCGCCCGCATCGAACGGTTCCGCGAGGTGGTCAATGCCGAAGCGGCTTGA
- a CDS encoding molybdopterin-dependent oxidoreductase, with amino-acid sequence MAEIKTAICRFCHSFCGIKVSIENGKAVKVVGDKDNPMYFGYTCVKGRQLPQQHASPERLLHAQRRVGNGHERIASDAALDEIAATIGRLIAEYGPRSVALYAATYTFPYPAGRAMAMALMDAIGSPMRFTSATIDQPGKPMSMALHGRWHAGPQPYAESDAWILVGANPVISKWGGIPQYNPAKRLHDALKNGQKLVVIDPRATETAAKAHLHLQCKPGEDPTILAGIANVMIREGMIDDAFVTAEVAGFEAFKQAVAPFTPDYVARRAGVPAAQVIEAARIFGSARRGMITAGTGPNMAPHGTLSEYLVLAINTIAGRWLREGEKVPNPFVLIPTRHGKAQAEVKPKPWGYGEQLRVRGLGENASGLTPAALAEEILLDGEGQVRALMCVGGNPMAAWPDQLRTYEAMKKLELLATIDIKMSATAKVAHYVLPATLGLEAPAITIANENAWFYGLTTGYPDPYAQYQPKLVEPPAGSDVLEEWEVFYGIGQRLGLQLRINGQDVDMVNTPTTDDLFEMICKGSRIPLSEVKKYPHGHIFDDPDMKVLPKDEGWEEKLDIGHPEMMTELSEVLAEPEKADAGHDLTADFSHRLVSRRLNDVYNSSGRDLPALTRNHHYNPAFMNPGDLAALGLRAGDVIRIASDHGSILGVAEEAADVRPGVISMAHSFGDAPQFDNQLFFIGSNTGRLTDVTRDFDARTGMPRMSAIPVNITRAEASWAAE; translated from the coding sequence GTGGCCGAGATCAAGACGGCAATCTGCCGCTTCTGTCATTCCTTCTGCGGCATCAAGGTGTCGATCGAGAACGGCAAGGCCGTGAAGGTGGTGGGTGACAAGGATAACCCGATGTATTTCGGCTATACCTGCGTCAAGGGCCGCCAGCTTCCCCAGCAGCACGCCAGTCCGGAGCGCCTGCTGCATGCCCAGCGCAGGGTGGGCAATGGGCACGAGCGCATCGCGTCCGATGCGGCACTCGACGAGATCGCCGCCACTATCGGCCGGCTGATCGCCGAGTACGGCCCGCGCTCGGTGGCGCTGTATGCGGCGACCTATACGTTTCCCTATCCCGCCGGCCGTGCCATGGCGATGGCGCTGATGGACGCTATCGGGTCGCCCATGCGGTTCACTTCCGCAACGATCGACCAGCCGGGCAAGCCCATGTCGATGGCGCTGCACGGCCGCTGGCATGCGGGGCCGCAACCCTATGCGGAATCCGATGCCTGGATCCTGGTTGGCGCCAATCCCGTTATCTCCAAATGGGGCGGTATTCCCCAGTACAACCCGGCCAAGCGGCTGCATGACGCGCTGAAGAACGGCCAGAAGCTGGTGGTGATCGATCCGCGCGCTACCGAGACTGCTGCGAAGGCGCACCTGCACCTGCAGTGCAAGCCGGGTGAGGACCCGACCATCCTGGCGGGCATCGCCAACGTCATGATCCGCGAGGGCATGATCGATGACGCCTTCGTGACCGCCGAGGTCGCCGGGTTCGAGGCATTCAAGCAGGCCGTCGCGCCGTTCACGCCCGATTATGTGGCGCGGCGCGCCGGTGTGCCTGCGGCCCAGGTGATAGAGGCGGCGCGCATCTTCGGCTCGGCCCGGCGGGGCATGATCACCGCGGGCACCGGTCCCAACATGGCGCCGCACGGCACGCTCAGTGAATATCTGGTGCTCGCCATCAATACGATCGCCGGCCGCTGGCTGCGCGAGGGCGAGAAGGTGCCTAATCCCTTCGTGCTGATTCCCACGCGTCACGGCAAGGCGCAGGCCGAGGTGAAGCCGAAACCGTGGGGCTATGGCGAACAGCTCCGCGTGCGCGGCCTGGGCGAGAACGCCAGCGGCCTGACGCCGGCCGCGCTGGCCGAGGAGATCCTGCTCGACGGCGAGGGGCAGGTGCGGGCGCTGATGTGCGTCGGGGGCAACCCCATGGCGGCCTGGCCCGACCAGCTCCGCACCTACGAGGCGATGAAGAAGCTGGAGCTTCTGGCCACCATCGATATCAAGATGTCGGCGACCGCGAAGGTGGCGCATTACGTCTTGCCGGCGACGCTGGGCCTCGAGGCGCCGGCGATCACCATCGCGAACGAGAACGCCTGGTTCTACGGCTTGACCACCGGTTATCCGGATCCCTATGCCCAGTACCAGCCCAAGCTGGTCGAGCCGCCGGCCGGCTCGGATGTGCTCGAGGAATGGGAAGTTTTCTACGGCATCGGCCAGCGGCTCGGGCTGCAGCTGCGGATCAACGGCCAGGACGTCGACATGGTCAACACGCCGACCACCGACGACCTGTTCGAGATGATCTGCAAGGGCTCGCGCATCCCGCTGTCGGAGGTGAAGAAGTATCCGCACGGCCACATCTTCGACGATCCCGACATGAAGGTCCTGCCAAAGGACGAAGGTTGGGAAGAAAAACTGGATATCGGCCATCCCGAGATGATGACGGAGCTGTCCGAGGTGCTCGCCGAGCCCGAGAAGGCGGATGCGGGGCATGATCTGACGGCGGATTTCAGCCATCGGCTGGTCAGCCGCCGGCTCAACGACGTCTACAATTCGTCGGGCCGCGACCTGCCGGCGCTGACCCGCAACCACCATTATAACCCGGCCTTCATGAATCCGGGCGACCTGGCGGCGCTGGGCCTGCGCGCCGGCGACGTCATCCGCATCGCATCGGACCACGGCTCGATCCTCGGCGTCGCCGAGGAGGCGGCGGATGTGAGGCCGGGCGTGATCTCCATGGCCCATTCGTTTGGCGACGCGCCGCAGTTCGACAACCAGCTGTTCTTCATCGGCTCGAACACCGGCCGACTCACGGACGTGACGCGCGATTTCGACGCCCGCACCGGCATGCCGCGCATGAGCGCCATTCCCGTCAACATCACCCGGGCGGAGGCGTCCTGGGCGGCGGAATGA
- a CDS encoding arsenate reductase ArsC produces the protein MSETRRDEDLPDSVLFACNLNAVRSPMALGLARYLFGKKIFFDSAGVRAGEMDPFVIAVMDEIGIDLEKHKPKSFDDLEDSSFDLVITLTPEAQHNAMELTRTMACDVEYWPTMDPTLMSGSREQILDAYRDVRDTLMQRIKERFSTGYTPSG, from the coding sequence ATGAGCGAAACTCGGCGCGACGAGGACCTGCCGGACAGCGTGCTGTTCGCCTGTAACCTCAACGCAGTGCGCTCGCCGATGGCGCTGGGCCTTGCGCGCTATCTGTTCGGCAAGAAGATCTTCTTCGATTCGGCCGGTGTCAGGGCGGGCGAGATGGATCCCTTCGTCATCGCCGTGATGGACGAGATCGGTATCGACCTCGAGAAGCACAAGCCCAAGAGCTTCGACGACCTGGAAGACAGCTCGTTCGACCTTGTCATCACCCTCACGCCCGAAGCCCAGCACAACGCCATGGAGCTGACCCGCACCATGGCCTGCGACGTGGAATACTGGCCGACCATGGATCCGACGCTGATGTCCGGCAGCCGCGAGCAGATCCTCGACGCCTACCGCGACGTCCGCGATACGCTGATGCAGCGGATCAAGGAACGGTTCTCGACCGGATACACCCCTTCGGGCTAA
- a CDS encoding class I SAM-dependent methyltransferase, producing the protein MDGHTDLNRAYWDERVAIHVRSRFYDVDGFRDGRLSLGADEVRDLGDVRGQRLAHLQCHFGLDSLSWARLGAEVSGLDFSGPAIDAARGLARETGIAARFVQADVYDAPAVLGRDFDIVYTGIGALCWLPDITRWAQAVAALLRPGGQLYLVEFHPANWGLDLNPAGETPEIRYDYFTRHDGEPVDLAGSYAESGAPTAHNGTLQWNHNMGAVITALIRAGLAIREVRESDASYMRTFPFMEQGEDGHWRVPAGRPNMPMMYTLRAVREGC; encoded by the coding sequence ATGGACGGCCACACAGATCTGAACCGTGCCTACTGGGACGAGCGAGTCGCCATCCACGTCCGCTCCCGATTCTACGACGTCGACGGCTTCAGGGACGGACGACTGTCATTGGGCGCGGACGAGGTTCGCGATCTGGGAGACGTGCGCGGCCAAAGGCTGGCGCATCTGCAATGCCATTTCGGGCTGGATAGTTTATCCTGGGCCCGTCTGGGCGCCGAGGTGAGCGGGCTGGATTTCTCCGGGCCTGCCATCGACGCGGCGCGGGGGCTGGCGCGGGAGACGGGTATCGCGGCCCGCTTCGTGCAAGCCGATGTCTACGACGCGCCAGCGGTGCTGGGGCGGGACTTCGACATCGTCTATACGGGCATCGGCGCGCTGTGCTGGTTGCCGGACATAACGCGCTGGGCGCAGGCCGTCGCGGCACTCCTGCGCCCGGGCGGACAGCTCTATCTGGTGGAATTTCATCCCGCCAATTGGGGGCTGGACCTCAACCCGGCGGGCGAAACGCCGGAAATCCGCTACGACTATTTCACGCGCCACGATGGCGAGCCGGTTGATCTTGCCGGGTCGTATGCGGAATCCGGCGCACCGACCGCGCACAACGGAACCCTGCAGTGGAATCACAATATGGGCGCTGTGATCACGGCGCTGATCCGGGCGGGCCTTGCGATCCGGGAAGTGCGTGAATCCGATGCGAGTTACATGCGGACATTCCCGTTCATGGAGCAGGGTGAGGACGGGCATTGGCGCGTGCCTGCCGGTCGCCCCAACATGCCGATGATGTATACGCTGCGGGCAGTCAGAGAGGGATGCTGA
- a CDS encoding type II toxin-antitoxin system VapC family toxin, whose product MIVDTSVLVALVRREPEEDAFLGALANSPRPVIASANLFEACMVIDSAKRDDLSETLDSIVAALDLDIAPVTRLHVAIAREAYRKFGKGNHPARLNFGDCIAYATAKANDDVLLFKGDDFSQTDIRPALKL is encoded by the coding sequence ATGATCGTGGATACTTCTGTACTCGTGGCCCTGGTCCGCAGGGAGCCCGAAGAGGATGCCTTTCTCGGCGCGTTGGCGAATAGTCCGCGTCCGGTTATCGCCAGTGCGAACCTTTTCGAAGCGTGTATGGTCATCGACAGCGCCAAGCGTGACGACCTCAGCGAAACACTGGACAGCATCGTCGCGGCACTCGATCTGGATATAGCGCCGGTCACCCGTCTCCATGTGGCGATAGCGCGGGAAGCCTACCGGAAATTCGGCAAGGGGAACCATCCTGCCCGGCTGAATTTCGGCGACTGCATTGCCTATGCCACGGCCAAGGCGAATGACGACGTATTGCTGTTCAAGGGCGACGACTTCTCCCAGACCGACATACGGCCTGCACTGAAACTCTGA
- a CDS encoding OB-fold domain-containing protein, translating to MAKQQVPVQEGLFTWPSDHPQLIARREKKTGRVYFPAIHNYVADEDSEEVLLGTRGKLYTWTIQGFLPKNPPYKGPETLETFKPYGVGYIELPGEVIVESRLTTADPNELKIGMEMEMTIIPFRDDENGNEVVTFAFAPVKG from the coding sequence ATGGCCAAGCAGCAAGTTCCGGTCCAGGAAGGTCTGTTCACATGGCCGTCCGATCATCCGCAGCTCATCGCGCGGCGGGAGAAGAAGACGGGCCGCGTGTACTTTCCGGCCATTCACAACTACGTCGCCGACGAGGATTCCGAAGAAGTGCTGCTGGGCACTCGCGGCAAGCTCTACACCTGGACCATCCAGGGCTTCCTGCCGAAGAATCCGCCCTACAAGGGCCCGGAGACGCTCGAGACCTTCAAGCCCTACGGCGTCGGCTACATTGAGTTGCCGGGCGAAGTGATCGTGGAATCGCGCCTGACCACGGCCGATCCCAACGAGCTGAAGATCGGTATGGAGATGGAAATGACCATCATTCCTTTCCGTGACGACGAGAATGGTAACGAGGTAGTGACTTTCGCGTTCGCCCCGGTCAAGGGCTGA
- a CDS encoding UPF0262 family protein — MPGDIIRIRLDEKSIVRRNADIEHERKVAIFDLLEDNCFGLKSVPGPYDLVLRLEESRLIVEVRDDGANPLEEIRLQVSPFRRIIKDYFMVCESYFSAIKTSSPSQIEAIDMGRRGLHNEGSEMLRERLAQQVDMDLATARRLFTLICVLHIRG; from the coding sequence ATGCCAGGCGACATCATCAGGATCAGGCTCGACGAGAAATCGATTGTCCGCCGTAACGCGGACATCGAGCACGAGCGCAAGGTCGCCATCTTCGATCTGCTGGAGGACAATTGCTTCGGCCTGAAATCGGTGCCGGGCCCCTACGACCTGGTGCTGCGGCTCGAGGAAAGCCGGCTGATCGTGGAAGTCCGCGACGACGGCGCCAACCCGCTGGAGGAAATCCGGCTGCAGGTCTCGCCATTCCGCCGGATCATCAAGGACTACTTCATGGTCTGCGAGAGCTATTTCAGCGCCATCAAGACCTCGAGCCCGTCGCAGATCGAGGCAATCGACATGGGCCGGCGCGGGCTGCACAACGAGGGCTCGGAAATGCTGCGCGAACGGCTGGCCCAGCAGGTCGACATGGACCTGGCCACCGCGCGCCGGCTGTTCACGCTGATCTGTGTCCTGCATATCCGGGGCTGA